The window TGAAGCTAATAATTGCGGAAAAACCAAGTTTAGCTAGAACTGTTGCTAAGGCTTTAGGTAAGTATGAAAACCATACTGAACAAGATAGAACTGGATATGTAGAAAATGAAAATTATATTATTACTTGGTGTATGGGTCATTTGCTTTCTTTAAAAGATGTAGATGATTACTTAGGAAAAAAAACTCCATGGAAAGAAGTAGAACTTCCATTTGTTCCTAGTAATTTTGAATATAAGATCAAAGATGATGATATAATAAAAAAACAAGTTAGTATTATTAAAAATCTTATTGAAAGAGAAGATGTAAAAGAAATAATACATTGTGGAGATTCAGACAGAGAGGGTCAAATGATTGTAGATAGTTTATTAGCCTTTATAAGCAACGATAAAACAGTTATGAGGTTATGGTTGCCTGAACAGACAGAAGATACTATTAGAACACAATTAAAAGCTACAAAAAATAATTTTGAATATATAAATCTTCATAATGAGGGAATAGCAAGATCTTATATAGATTGGTTATTAGGAATAAACCTTTCAAGGTATTTAACTAATAAAACAGAACATAAATTTGATGTAGGAAGAGTAGTAATTCCTATTGTCAAGTTTATTTATGATAGAGAAATGGCAATTAAAAACTTTCAAGTTGAAAACTATTATCAACTTGAAAGTTTATTAGGAGATACTGAATTAGTATTAACTGTAGATAAAAAATTTAAAGAAAATGAAGAAAAAGAAGCAATAAAAGAAGCTGAAAACCTTAATAAAAATCAAGCTATTATTGAAAAAATTGAGAGTAAGGAAATAAAAAAATATCCAAGTAAATTATTTTCACTTTCAAAATTGCAAAATCATTTATCTAAAACTAACAAGATGTCTTTTGCAAAATCAGAAAAAATTATTCAAAATCTATATTTAAACGGATATATTACTTATCCAAGAACAAATACTCAATACTTGGCAGAAAATGAAAAAGAAAAAGTAAGCAAAATATTAGAAGTGCTTGATATGCCTGATGAGCTTGATTTTCTTGATTCTAAAAGAATATTTGATTCTTCAAAAGTAGAAAGTCATAGTGCTTTAACTATTACTACTAAAATTCCTAAAGAAGAGGATCTAACAGATGAAGAAAAAATAGTATATAACACTATTTATAATAGATTTATAAGTAATTTTACCAAAGAAGAAACTTTAGTCAATCAAATAAAAGTAGATCTAAAAGTAGGAACAGAAACCTTTACATTTAAAGGGGAAACTATAACTAAATTAGGATTTATGAAATATGAGCCACAAAAAATAGAAAATAAATTACCTAACTTTAAAGAGGGAGATAGTTATAACATAGAATTTAAACCAGTTAAAAAGAAAACTACT of the Fusobacterium necrogenes genome contains:
- a CDS encoding DNA topoisomerase, yielding KLIIAEKPSLARTVAKALGKYENHTEQDRTGYVENENYIITWCMGHLLSLKDVDDYLGKKTPWKEVELPFVPSNFEYKIKDDDIIKKQVSIIKNLIEREDVKEIIHCGDSDREGQMIVDSLLAFISNDKTVMRLWLPEQTEDTIRTQLKATKNNFEYINLHNEGIARSYIDWLLGINLSRYLTNKTEHKFDVGRVVIPIVKFIYDREMAIKNFQVENYYQLESLLGDTELVLTVDKKFKENEEKEAIKEAENLNKNQAIIEKIESKEIKKYPSKLFSLSKLQNHLSKTNKMSFAKSEKIIQNLYLNGYITYPRTNTQYLAENEKEKVSKILEVLDMPDELDFLDSKRIFDSSKVESHSALTITTKIPKEEDLTDEEKIVYNTIYNRFISNFTKEETLVNQIKVDLKVGTETFTFKGETITKLGFMKYEPQKIENKLPNFKEGDSYNIEFKPVKKKTTPPKKVTEEELGNFLENPFRNEKMTEDEEYKAIFDGVEIGTVATRTSIIENAKKNEYISQKGSTYSIEPLGEKLVEILDTLKIDLYKNKTVEFSKLLKKIYKGESEVEEVVNKTIDELNKIIGQDIEVEKIKMEDTLEDLGICPMCEKGQIHQKKSKEGKIFYTCSEENCKFFLWEDSKHFNNPIKITKAKLKGLLAGKKQAFKMKNKEGKEYEAYLKIKINGSYVNFELDGFVGNDDSDLGICPMCEKGQIHQKKSKEGKIFYTCSEENCKFFLWEDSKHFNNPIKITKAKLKGLLAGKKQAFKMKNKEGKEYEAYLKIKINGSYVNFELDGFVKKDKE